The Phycodurus eques isolate BA_2022a chromosome 17, UOR_Pequ_1.1, whole genome shotgun sequence nucleotide sequence TAGCACCGGTGTCCAActcgaggcccgggggccagatccggcccgccacttgattttaggtggcccgcgaaggcaaatcctgtgtgtcaacttccatgagtcTTGTTCAAATCTGCAGCGAAATTTCAAATAATCATATATCATAAATGATCATGTTAAGATACTGCAAGCATTTGTGTGTGACCAAACATGAGCAAGagttgaaaaacccattacccttgatttctgattccaaaactagttcgtaaattttgtgtgtaaatatgatgaggcgattgaagatttttatggtttcgcagtcataacggccctctgagggaaatcgcAGGTACCCtatggcccgcgacaaaaatggtCTATAGTCTTACCAAAAACTATGTCCAAAAGAATCCACGATCCGATGATTTTGTTGAGGAATAAAGTCAAACATGGcactggaaataaaaataaaacatacaaagcGCTCGTAAAAGGAAAGCACAAACTGCACTTGAACGCCCCTCCTCCAAGTATGAAAGTATTTATGCACACTTGGCAACTTGTGGGCCCCATCAGGCGCTCCAATGTGTTGACAGTTGGCCTCACCGTGCAAGTTGAAGTTGACGAAAAGCCGCGCGTAACATTTCTCCGGCATTAAATGGGTGACGAAGAAGTTTTGGACGGGAGATGAGGACATGTTGACTCTGCTGCACGCAAGGCAAATCCTGAATCCTCAACTCTGTGGGGGGAGTGGTCCAAAGGTTCCCTCAAACGGAGCCTGCTGCCCCCAGGCTGAGAAGAAGAAGTTGCaccttctcttctttttttttttaagttcatcTCATCTTCCATTAATAATCACCGAGACAAACTTTAAATGGTGATACcatcaaagaaaaacaagtgcGTTCCCAATTTATGAAAGTCTGGCGTCCACGGGCAAAACTGCGTTCATTTACGTAGTGCTTAGTAATTAAGTTTTCATCGTAGTTGTTTGTcccaaattttgttttgtgaatATTCTAAGAGTCTAAatctacagtacatttatttagTCGACTAAAATATAAAGGGTAACGGGGTAAGGCGTCTCGATAGTTTCCTTGACTTTCGGGTGAAATCGTTTTTACACGTTTGTTCACAATGAAATGATGTGACattgttatatattatattcgATTTTTGCACACCGACATATTTCCCTTTTGTTACCTGGAATGCAATCACATTTATTCAGACCTCTATGCTGTACTTCTGTAAGAAGAAAAGAGTCTACCAAAAGGTGCATCTGCACAATGCTAATTATAGGATGCTCCTCCTCAACGATTATTTGCCGTCTTATCTATGATTGATGAATGTTCAACTGATCATCTGATTAGGAATGACGGCTATCTCCCTCCCATGGGAATAGTGACTCAAAATGTCGTTAAGAAGTTAAATATTAACTCCATATTGACACAGATTGTGTTATTCATGTACCATAAAGACAGACCACCCTCTGTTTAAGAAAAGTGAACGTGGTTACAATAGATATGATGGCCTGACATCAAATGGAATTCTCCTTTACTTCAAATTCCGCAACATTTTGCAGCTCCGTAATCGAATAGTTCCTGCCGGAGATGCTTGCCTCACAACAGACAAAGCACGTCGTTGTGTCGCCACTCTCCCATTGCTGTTGCCCTGCATATCGCATGCCATTGACGCACACCATTAAACAGCAGGCTCTTCATTGTTGCATTTTGTCCTGTTTTTCCAGCCCCTGTTATGGCCAGATCGCAATCCTAGTTGGTGTCGACCAGGACAAAAGCTTTCATTTAGACGGGGGTGTTATTTGGAGACCCTTGTCATTTGTTCTGAGGTGAAGCATTCGACCTCTGAACAAGTTTGGGTGGATCCCGTGGCTTTTATAAAAGTAGGAAAAGCTGCGGCGATGGAGCGGGGGTAAGGAAGTCACAAGCGCGACTGAAACAGCAAACTCAGTTCACGTTGAGTAATTGACCCAAATGTCCGAgcccattttcaaatgtattacaGTACTGTGTGTGCGTTACAGTGTTAGACCACAAAAcgcctactttttaaaaaccaaGAAATGTACTTCCCCCAGCAGTGAGTTGCTAGGAGACCAAACttgttttgctgtgttttcTCTGACATTCCTAACCCATACAGTGTAAATTTCCAGCACTCCCCATATGCACAAACACATGTGATTCCCATTTTAGCACAGCGGCTGCTACATTTGAATCTGCGGTCACAATGTCCACGAGCACAATCAACAGAATTGATGTCTGTTGTTCTCACCGCGATGCTTTGGTGCCACTACGATATGAGATGAGATGATATGACACAATGACTAACCTGCCTGAACTTCCTCTCGACCTATTGGCATGTTCTATAGTCGGGCGAAGTGAATGGTTGCCTCATGTAATGTGCATGCGCGCTCAATAAAACAAGGATTGCCTCTGTTGCAATGAGTCCCATTGACTTCTGCTTGCCTATCCCAGATTTTGTTTGTCCGTGGTATCTGCTTGTCATTCCACCTCCCCACACCCTAACATCACGCACAGAGCGCACGTACAAGCACGCATGCTTTTGCTGCGTTAGGGTCAGTGTCCTCAACAGAGAGGGTTGAAATAGGAAGGAGCCGCCAAAAGGTCCTGAACAGGaattctcttctttttcttctccaccccaccccccccccgcccccaacagCAGCAATTTTCCTTTGACAACATGTGCACTGGGACATGTTCGCGTTGCATTGCTGTGACTTTGTACCCATTAGCGCTCATATCCATCATCTGTAACATAGTGTTGTTCTTTCCCAATGGGGAAATCAAGTATGCAAAAGATGGACATCTTACTGAAGAGGTGAAATATATGGGAGGACTCATCGGCGGGGGAGTAATGGTGAGTTGTCCGCAACGTGTCTCGGGAAGGCGCGACGGACCGGCTACTGcacattcctttgtttttgcgcgcgcctttacaaaaatgtgaagtGAAAGCTGAAACATTGATAATCATGTTCCATTTTGATTACATTGTAAGACGATATGAAATACAATATAATTCATTTTACACTATGCTTATTATTCGGGTTTTGGTTTGGCGTAGTGTCAAACTGCATTGTATCCTCCTGAGAGGTGTTGCAAATGTTTTAGTTACTGTCTATAGCTGCTGCTTATTCATATTTCCACAGAGGCACCAATTAAGTATCGCTCATTGTTTGTTAACGTTGTCAAATTATGACTTCTCTGACGGAGACAATCCAAACTGAGGATCACTGTCAAGGTGGAATTCTTGATACAGcggctgtttatttatttttatttttgttttgaagctcATTACATCGTATTGAATGTTGCGGGTACAAACTGGATTCGATTGACCTTTGAGATAGTCTCCACCATATTTCCATCAGTCCATATCGACACATGCAATGAATTTTTGTGTCAATCCCTCTCAGGTGTTGCTGCCAGCACTTTATATCCACTTGACTGGAAAACAAGGGTGCTGTGGAAATCGCTGTGGGGTGAGCGAGTCCGATTATTCCACCCAAGATGAACTAGTCACTGCATTTTGTCCGTTGACCCGTTATCATGAATCGTAGAGTTAAGTAAATTCTGTCAGGTGTAAAGAAATATGGCTTCAAAATAATGTTGTTTGTATGcattcaaaatcaatcaataGATGAACCTTTACCAGAGTGAAGGAAGCGTAAGGTGGGAAAGAGAAATACTGGAGTCTGCTCTATGATCCCGGAGATGAAACCTCCTCTGCGAAACTCAGTGGAGCTACTGTAAATCTCGTGGTTTGGGCTCACGTGGCTTCTTCTGGGACAACCTCGTTGATCTTCATGGACGTAACACTTGATTACAACAAGCAAATTCACTCTCGAGTCTACAGAAACCAATTGAAAGAAGAAAAGCAACAAGATCCAgcaagataatgacccaaaacaacaaaggagtggATTGAAGCAAAGAAGTGGAAGGTTTTACAAGTCGGATTGCAGAGACGCCAGCAAGCATTTTACCTGccgaagaggagactgaagggagtaGCGCCTGAAAGCAAACAGCAACATGACcgaaaaatgtaaaactttgccCATGTCGATGGGTCGCGGGCTCGATGCAGCGACTGAAAGCAAAGGATTTCCATCTCAAGTCTCATTCGGTTTCATCTCTTAAATTCAAGTGTTCCAatgagtttgctaaaaaaaaaattttttttttttttttttttttaaaagtagtttGTTATAAATAATGCTTCTAATCCTTTAAATTCTGTCTCAGATTCAGATGTAAATACCTGAAAACCTTCATCTCTTGTCTCAGATTGcttttgttggatttattttgactgtttgAATACTTTTGGAGGATTGTGGCAAACTGAGAGCTCGTGACTGGGTGAAACAAATGCAGGCGAGAATGGCAAGAACGTGTGAGGGCTGAACAGATTTGTGACGTCACCCGTCAATAGCTGCGACAGCGGCGTTCTGTCCACCTCGGACTCCGCACGACATCTTCCTGAACTCGGTTTCCGTTTTCACCTCCTCAGATGTTCTTATCAATCGCATTTGCTGCGGTGGGAGTGACCGGCGCTTTGTACAGTTTGAGCGTGGCCGCGCTCGCTTTGAAGAACGGGCCCCTTTGTAAAGCCATCGTGATATGGAGCACGCCTTTTAAAGACAGGTAACTTTCTGGTGAACTTTAATTTTACGGGTGGAAATCACATGATTTATGACATTTATCTTGAGCTGTCttgttgtgataaaaaaaaataataataattcaagtcaTGTCGACATACTGTAGTCAAAAAATTGCTCCACagtaattaaatatttattattttcatattcctatttgaaaataaataaaacatttggaaaaatatacatttttgccTATGTGTCCAGACTTTAGGGACACCCTGTATATGATTATAACAATGCCAAAAATAGCAAATCTAATGCTGTCCTAAGAGTTTGGGACTTTTTCAATCCagccattcatttattttctatagtgctcgTCGTCATTGGAGTCACCAGTGAGGCAGAATACACCCTGGACGGGTCACTATGCGCAAATATGCTctctatagacaaacaagcatttagcactatggacaatttagtcttgagTGAACCTAACTTGCACGTtgtgggaatgtgggaggaagtggaGCAGAGGGAGACGATGGAAACTCCACCAAGGAAGGCCaaagccgagattcgaacccagaactgcgaggcggacggaccactataaaaaaaaaaaaataaaaaaaaacactcctttGTGCCCAGTGACCCGAGTTACCTGACTGACGACACGTGGTGGGGGACGTGCACCGAGCCGAAGAAAATTGTTCAGTTCAACATTGGCTTGTTTGGCACCCTGTTGGCCTGTAGCTGCCTGCAAGCGGTTCTGTGCGCCATCCAGATGATCAACGGCCTCTTCGGCTGCCTGTGCGGAACCTGCGGCGGCAAAAGCGTCATCTGAATCCCGACGCGGACAGGTTGGAATGCAACACTCGCAGATGACGTGCTTTGCTTCTACTACCTTGACCTTAGTATGCCAAATATGTTGCGAAATGTCTTTTGCTTCGCAGCTGCAGTGTGGCGACATCCGAGCTGCCGAGCGACCCCTGCTGCCGCGTTACACGCGCTTTAAACCGTTTCAAATTCACACATTTGTCTTACGTACATTTCACTAAATGTCTTGCTGAATTTacacatgtcagaaaatggttCTCCGATAAAATTTGAAGATGAATCCAAAATTCCCTATAATCTTCTAAAAATCAAGTACAACGTTCAATGCCACACATTCATTATaagaatatataatatatacactcAGCATTCTATTTCCCATAACTGCAATATGAATTATACTTTACAGTACAAATCTGTTGATGCTAAAATGAAACACAGGAAAATAAGCTGATTCAGTGAAAACTTTAATATGGATTTTAGAACTACAATATCAAGGTTGTTAAATATACCACGATGTTTAGAGTTCAATGGTTGGCGTTTtcttaataaaacacatttctatTACCATGGATATGACTGAGATTATTGGTGAACTGCAAAACAGTGGAACAACCCTGCACAGGGAGTGCAAATCACACATTAgcagacctaaaaaaaaatatatatatatatacacacatacacacacacacacacacacacacacacacacacacacacacacacgcgcgcacacacacaagtaaaGGCAAAATGTGGAGATTAAAAAGGCAAATGCCGTACATTTGTGGGAATTTCACCAAAGGAGAGGTCGAGTTGAGACAAAAGGCAAATAATTAGTTAGCAGAATTGGGTGTGTTTGATTCAGTTGAAATCAATTCGCTTTGTCAGAACACACCCAGTTATTGAAATTCAAGACATCAGCCAGTCAGTTTGGAAATACTCAAAAAgcagaaaattgaaaaactAGGATATCacaccatttttaaaaacatgtgactcatacattttatttcgaAATACTAAAAAGTTAGATAAACTCAGGAGTGGCATTATTAGACCAGTGAACACAATTGGTCTGTTTCAAGGCTCGAAAATAGTCGTGCATTCAAAAgtagttttccttttttctacTTGATGTGCCCGCACACATTAGAGGCTCGGAAAAAACTTAAAATCCGAgatatttttgtgcatttcaCCACACTGAGGTAGGCAACAACGAAATGTGGACAATTCCACGTAGAATAGCGGTCTCTCAGAAATACTGCAGGCTACTAACGATTGTTAGCTCTAAAAATGCATCATCATCActtcaaatatgtttaaagGAAATGGAGACGAACTTGAGCAAAAGCCAACAAAACAATCACGAGCATCCTCACATGAGCATCAATGGGAGTGTGGGTGAGCTTCTGTGGCCCGAATGCATCCAGACCGCTGCCCCTTCCTCACTTGTGGAAAAACGGGCAATTCAGCTGTCAAACTGCTTCATCATGACCTTGCGGCTGGCCTCGTAGCCCAGGAAAAGTGCTCCGTTAGCAGGAAAGGTGCGCACCATGGTGGGAGTGAGACCGGAGTAGAGCGCTCTGACGCCTGCAAGCAAGAAATCAAACAGAAGGGACAAAGATGATTTCAAACcgcaaagatggaaaaaaaataattacaaaaagacTTGATTagatgggttagggttagatttGCTACCTTCGGTGCGTGCAATGGTCATAAAGGTTTTGAAAAAGCCGCCCTGTTTGGACGTCATGGACATGACCTGGATCCGAGACTTGACGCAGTCCATGGGGTAGACCACCAGCCACAGACACGCCCCTCCGAAACCTCCGCTGAAAACAATCGGAGCCACGCCTACGCCGCATACCAAGTAAGACACAAACAGCTCAGCAACTGCCGACGATTTCCCAGAACGCATTGCGGCGGCGCGCTCACCTATGTCGTCTTTTTCACACTTCATGTATTCCGCGAAGGCGCTGCGGCACAGCTCGTAGGCGCCGAAGAAGCAGAAGTAGCCGGGGACCTCTCTGGCGACGGTTGTGGTCAGGCCCTGGAAGAAGCCCTGCGGACCGTCGTTCTTCATGATGGACTTGACCACAGACCACACCGAGCTTCAGGGAGAGGACACGCCGGTAGGGATCAGAAAACCCGTTCCTAGCACACGTAGTTGAGTTGACTCGACCACTGTTACCGTTTGGACCATGAAACCCGAACGTCGCTTGTGTTTCCTGCTCCGTGTGTTTTCAAACGACCGCATACCTTTGCGTCTGCTAGCCAAATGCTAACACGTAACGCGGAAACACtacagacgggctaacgaatagcatttcTGTGGCGGTGTTTTAACGCTCGAagcagcacatgtagacagacaatacaaaAATGGCAGCGAACGTGTTCCATCTTCTTGGTGTCAATAGAGGACACATTATGGGTCTGTAGTCTTCGTCACACAGAATAATTCTTTATTGTCGTCTTATCGTCGAGTGTCCTCTATTGCACTGTAGTGTAGTGCTTGCTGGATTTTTATGCTCAATTAAAGCTAGAAAACATGTTCCAACCACTTACTTCTGACTCCTCGCAATCTTGCCCGTGGCCTCCATTTCGTACATGGCTTGCAGACGACACTTGACCAGCTCGGTCGGGCAGAGAACCAGCGAAGAGAAGATGGACGCCACTGAGCCGGCACACGCTTTCTGCATGTCACTAATGAGCAGAGGCGGCTCTTGCATGTGTACTCCCAGCTAAAGACGGAGAAGCTCAAGGTTCACGTCCTCCTACCTCAGCACGGCATCGGTGTGCAGTCCCGCCGTGAAGCGGATGACCTCCTGGCAGAAGCCGTAGCTCATGAAGAGCACGGAGTTCTCGGCGACGTTGGCCATCAGAGCCGGCGACGTTCCCTGGTAGAGGCCCCGAATACCGACTTGTTTGTAGGTAGACGTGATGCAGTGGACGAAGCCCCTGTAGAGTGTGGGGAAGGTCTGCATCTTGACCTTGGCGGTGTCCAGAGGTTGTCCACTGAAGACACACGCAACGCCCCCTAGGGGGAGACAATGTGACACCGCGGTCACTTGTGGGGCCTTAGAAACTCTTAGCCTGAACGAACGTGCTTATTACGTCTTTCTTTTGTTCAATCACACTTACGATACAGTCCAACTGGTCGTAGTGGTATACGGGTAAAGCCCATCCCCTGAATAATTCATTACTGACATGTACTTTTGTCCCTTGTGTACTTTTGTCCCTTGTGTATTACTTTTAAGACTCAGAGAAGGGCAATAAGAGAGCCGAGTACACAGCAGCGGCAAATGAGCCGGAAAAAAAGCGAGCCAGACAGATGTCTCCGGCCATTTGGCCGCACTTTCAAATCTTATCGATGTTTGCTCACTTTAACATGCAAGTGAGCACACGGTTTAAAACTGAAAAGTCGGGTTACCGATAGCTCCAGCAGAAAGGTCGATGACAGCCTGAACCACAGCATGAGGTGCCATTGTGTCCAAAATTGTCAGAAGAGCTTCTTTTCCTGTCAGGCAACATAATACAGatcaatttgaaaatgtcattgATTTTAGTCGTTCCGTTTACAAAGTGAAACTCCTGTTATACAGTTTAGATTCGCAACACACAAGAGTGAATGAAATATTTCgggtttttttggtttgtgttttttttttttttttacaatgctgATGATTATAACTTCTAGCTAACAAACCATCTCAAGAAATGTGAATATTACATGTGAAATCAAAATCACTTTTTGGAATTCTTCAAATTTGAGTTGAATATTTATTAgaagagcattttttttccatcgttTCCCTCAACAGCCTCACTGACACTTTTTCAGTCCCAATCATTTCAGTTGTCCTTGTATCGTGAGCAGAACTGCTTTCGCTTTCACTATTGGCCATTGAGGTCATTTGGGTCCACCGAATTGTAGTTGTTTTAGAAACCGTTTTTTggttcttcccccccccccccctttctgaGCGACATTTTCCACCATCACGGCAAGGGATAGGTCTCATCAGCGTGGTTCATTAAGAAAGCTTAAATAAACCTTTTCATTAAATTAGCCAATGAAACATAGTtgcattcttattttatttttttactgattGTCAAGCAGATGCAATTTGttggcaatgtgtttttttttttttttgtatgaggtGTATCAGAAAAGTTGTAGGACTGGTCTCACAAAGCACACAGAGTATCTCAAAAGCAAACTCCAAGTTTCGTCCTCGGGCGTGGGCCAGACGGCAACGAGATTCGACTTCGTTCAGTGCGCGAGAGACAGAGCGACAGCTGCGGAGCATCCCAGAAGAatcagagaaggctgggaaagtgcgtTCGACCCCCAGTGGGGGAAAACTTGCAGTTTTGTAGCTCGGCTTTTCAAATGTATCCTTTAGGAGAGCAGCCCTGTAAGCTTTGTGACACAACTCATGTTCATGATCATACTGTAAAATGTCCTGTTCAAGATGAATCATCTCCTATGCaaaccaaatgtattttttttggtttcccaACATGCATCGGTGTACGACGCAAGCGTCGCTATTGTAAGGTGACAAGTTCCCAATGAAGGTTGCCGGCGCAGTCGACGCTGCGCATTCGTTTAACGTGGCAACAGCGAAGTTTACCACCTGTACTACTTTGTACTTCGTTGCCTTGCAGAAACCAATAAGAAAGTTTTCTTTCGTAGGGCGTTGGGAGACGCAATTAGCGAGCCAAAACGGAGGAAagtgattttttggggggcttgtttttgttttgttttttgtttttgttttctgcgaTTACACGGTAACGAAATcactggagagagaaaaaaaaaggcgatGCCGTTATCAATGTTAATATATAAAAGAAGCATTTCCCTACCTTCGATGGAGCGCTTCCACTCCGCGGCTGAAGTTCACCCGGCGAgtcgccgctgctgctgctaacTCCACTTGCTAGCGTGCAGCATGCTAGCGCACACATGATTAGCGCAGACGGGATCTCGTTGGCGACATTTTCGAGTCGAAGGAAGAAGAAATTGGCCGATGATGACGACTCCGCCGCTGCTGCTCATCACAATAATAAGACACGATGTTGCGTCATAGCTTCGTAGGCAATTTTAAACTGAGGTCCCACTCTGCTCCATCTTCCAGGTACTAAACTGTGAGCCGTTCAGGATTAGAATGGACTTTTATTAGATGGGCGTTAGTCACGTATTTCGTGACGTCCTATTCAATCAAACTAATATGGAGATGTATTTCTCATTAATTTTGTTTACGTtagattaaaacaaacaaaacaaaaaaagcagtatAAGTAAGCTTTGCGTGAAAGTCATGAACGCGACAACTTCCGGTTAAATGTCTCGTTAGGTGATACACGTTTGTAGAACTCCCTCTACTGTTTATTTTGTGAACTGTTTTACCGTACCAGCTTGTGCTGAcctttgaagaagaagaatcgcctttattgtcatgaacatgcacgcatgcacacgaaatgtgttctctgcgtTTTAGCCATCACAGTGAACGCGCACATTTGTTactggaacacactggagcagggggcagctgaagcgccagGGGAGCCTTTCGGGttatcggtgtcttgctcaaggacgccacagccgtgagtccgatGGGGGGGTCTTCGAACTAAGCCCCCCACAGtcgcaggcgatgatcttaaccattgggccagaTAGCCAGTAGCGTGTTGCATTCACTTAAAAAATAACTCCCTTTTCAGAGTAATTTGCAGTATTTATACTGActcatatttttagtttttcacattttttctctttttaacaaatattttttctcttatttttcagatttgtctttgtttttttggactaatctttttctgtatttttttgaataattaatttttttccccccaacttaTCGAGACACTTGGAACTCCCGTGAGAACCTCACAATACCAAATGCAGTATAATTTGCGCAATCTGATAGCGTTGTCTGAGAATTCACACACGCCACGTCGGTCAGAGCAAAGAGAGGATCAAAGTTCAACTGTACACTTATTTCCCATCAAATGTGCAAACACAGCATTGGGCTGCAATGGTCAAGAGTACAACAAAGTACCACTTTACCAAcaaacccgagcagtgttcctGGGGTC carries:
- the slc25a15b gene encoding solute carrier family 25 member 15b isoform X2 encodes the protein MAPHAVVQAVIDLSAGAIGGVACVFSGQPLDTAKVKMQTFPTLYRGFVHCITSTYKQVGIRGLYQGTSPALMANVAENSVLFMSYGFCQEVIRFTAGLHTDAVLSDMQKACAGSVASIFSSLVLCPTELVKCRLQAMYEMEATGKIARSQNSVWSVVKSIMKNDGPQGFFQGLTTTVAREVPGYFCFFGAYELCRSAFAEYMKCEKDDIGVAPIVFSGGFGGACLWLVVYPMDCVKSRIQASERSTPVSLPPWCAPFLLTEHFSWATRPAARS
- the slc25a15b gene encoding solute carrier family 25 member 15b isoform X1, which gives rise to MAPHAVVQAVIDLSAGAIGGVACVFSGQPLDTAKVKMQTFPTLYRGFVHCITSTYKQVGIRGLYQGTSPALMANVAENSVLFMSYGFCQEVIRFTAGLHTDAVLSDMQKACAGSVASIFSSLVLCPTELVKCRLQAMYEMEATGKIARSQNSVWSVVKSIMKNDGPQGFFQGLTTTVAREVPGYFCFFGAYELCRSAFAEYMKCEKDDIGVAPIVFSGGFGGACLWLVVYPMDCVKSRIQVMSMTSKQGGFFKTFMTIARTEGVRALYSGLTPTMVRTFPANGALFLGYEASRKVMMKQFDS
- the tm4sf21a gene encoding transmembrane 4 L6 family member 5 — encoded protein: MCTGTCSRCIAVTLYPLALISIICNIVLFFPNGEIKYAKDGHLTEEVKYMGGLIGGGVMVLLPALYIHLTGKQGCCGNRCGMFLSIAFAAVGVTGALYSLSVAALALKNGPLCKAIVIWSTPFKDSDPSYLTDDTWWGTCTEPKKIVQFNIGLFGTLLACSCLQAVLCAIQMINGLFGCLCGTCGGKSVI